Proteins encoded in a region of the Pseudomonas putida genome:
- the cobM gene encoding precorrin-4 C(11)-methyltransferase, with amino-acid sequence MTVYFIGAGPGDPELITVKGQRLIRQCPVIIYAGSLVPAAVLEGHQAEAVINSAELHLEQIIAAMQSAHERGLDVARVHSGDPSLYGAIGEQIRHLQALGIDYQIIPGVTATAASAALLGCELTLPQVAQTVILTRYGDSSPMPPGEQLGDLARHGSTLAIHLGVKHLSRIVDELLPHYGAHCPVAVVHRATWPDQDWVRGNLGDIVERVASKGFRRTALILVGHVLGDTPFAESALYRAGHAHLYRPGD; translated from the coding sequence ATGACCGTCTACTTCATCGGCGCCGGCCCTGGCGACCCAGAACTGATCACGGTCAAGGGCCAACGGCTGATTCGCCAATGCCCGGTGATCATTTATGCCGGCTCACTGGTGCCCGCTGCCGTGCTCGAAGGCCATCAGGCCGAGGCCGTGATCAACAGCGCCGAACTGCATCTGGAGCAGATTATCGCGGCCATGCAAAGCGCACACGAACGGGGGCTGGATGTAGCCCGCGTACATAGCGGCGACCCCAGCTTGTACGGCGCCATCGGCGAGCAGATCCGCCACCTGCAAGCACTGGGCATCGATTACCAGATCATCCCGGGAGTGACTGCCACGGCGGCCAGCGCTGCCCTGCTCGGCTGCGAACTGACTTTGCCTCAAGTGGCGCAGACCGTGATCCTCACCCGCTATGGCGACAGCTCGCCCATGCCGCCTGGCGAGCAACTGGGCGACCTGGCGCGCCACGGCAGCACGCTGGCGATTCACCTGGGGGTCAAACACCTTTCGCGCATTGTCGATGAGCTGCTGCCGCACTACGGCGCACACTGCCCGGTAGCGGTGGTGCATCGCGCCACCTGGCCAGACCAGGACTGGGTACGCGGCAACCTCGGCGATATCGTCGAACGCGTGGCAAGCAAGGGCTTTCGGCGCACGGCGCTGATCCTGGTAGGCCACGTTCTGGGGGATACGCCATTCGCCGAATCGGCCTTGTACCGTGCCGGGCACGCCCACCTGTATCGCCCTGGCGACTGA
- a CDS encoding GntP family permease translates to MFGLATDTFLLLDALVTIVGLILLITHFKVHPFVALTLAAGFLGLTSGMPVAKVMKSFQDGFGGVLGFVGIVLALGTMLGKLMADSGGADQIAQTLIRAFGKKNVHWAMMFAAFLVGIPLFFEIGFVLLIPLVFIVARRSGVSLVKIGIPLLAGLSVVHGLVPPHPGPLLAIGIFHADIGKTIFYGLIVALPTAIIAGPLFGNFISRYIPGSPSQELMDQIAKESDQGNLPSFSITLITVLLPVALMLLKTFADVVLPAEHIVRQWMDLIGHPITALLAALLLAFYTFGSARGFNRQQIMKMLDQSLAPTAAIVLIVGAGGGFKQMLVDTGVGNVIGQMAVQAEISPIMLAWLVAAVIRIATGSATVATITGAGIVAPVIDLVPGVNRELLVLATGAGSLILSHVNDAGFWLVKQYFNMTVAETFKTWSMMETILSIVGIIFIMLLSLVV, encoded by the coding sequence ATGTTCGGACTGGCTACTGATACCTTCCTGCTGCTCGACGCGCTGGTTACCATCGTCGGGCTGATCCTGCTGATCACCCACTTCAAGGTCCACCCCTTCGTCGCCCTCACCCTCGCGGCTGGCTTCCTTGGCTTGACCTCCGGCATGCCCGTGGCCAAGGTCATGAAATCGTTCCAGGACGGCTTTGGCGGCGTGCTCGGCTTTGTCGGTATCGTGCTCGCCCTGGGCACCATGCTCGGCAAGCTGATGGCCGACTCCGGGGGCGCCGACCAGATCGCGCAAACCCTCATCCGCGCCTTCGGCAAGAAGAACGTGCACTGGGCGATGATGTTCGCCGCGTTCCTGGTGGGCATCCCGCTGTTCTTCGAAATCGGCTTCGTGCTGCTGATCCCACTGGTGTTCATCGTCGCCAGGCGCTCCGGGGTGTCGCTGGTGAAAATCGGCATTCCGCTACTGGCCGGCCTGTCGGTTGTGCACGGCCTGGTGCCGCCGCACCCAGGCCCATTGCTGGCGATCGGCATTTTCCACGCCGATATCGGCAAAACCATCTTCTATGGCCTGATCGTTGCGTTGCCCACCGCGATCATCGCCGGTCCGCTGTTCGGTAACTTCATTTCCCGCTACATACCGGGTAGCCCGTCGCAGGAGCTGATGGACCAGATCGCCAAGGAGTCCGACCAGGGCAACCTGCCAAGCTTCAGCATCACCCTGATCACCGTACTGCTGCCGGTGGCGCTGATGTTGCTGAAAACCTTTGCCGACGTGGTGCTACCCGCCGAGCACATCGTGCGCCAGTGGATGGACCTGATCGGCCACCCGATCACCGCCCTGCTCGCCGCCCTGCTGCTGGCCTTCTATACCTTCGGCTCAGCCCGCGGTTTCAACCGCCAGCAGATCATGAAAATGCTCGACCAGAGCCTGGCACCGACCGCCGCCATCGTACTGATCGTAGGCGCTGGCGGTGGGTTCAAGCAGATGCTGGTGGACACCGGCGTGGGCAATGTAATCGGGCAAATGGCCGTGCAGGCAGAAATTTCACCGATCATGCTGGCTTGGCTGGTAGCCGCGGTGATCCGCATCGCCACAGGCTCCGCTACCGTCGCCACCATCACCGGTGCAGGTATCGTCGCACCGGTGATCGACCTGGTACCTGGGGTGAACCGTGAGCTGTTGGTACTGGCTACCGGTGCTGGCTCGCTGATTTTGTCGCATGTGAACGACGCCGGCTTCTGGCTGGTGAAGCAATACTTCAACATGACCGTGGCAGAAACCTTCAAGACCTGGAGCATGATGGAGACGATCCTGTCCATCGTCGGCATCATCTTCATCATGTTGCTGTCGCTGGTGGTGTAA
- a CDS encoding gluconokinase — translation MNSPLSAIVVMGVAGCGKSCIGAAIAARSGGRLIEGDAFHPAENIRKMSAGIPLDDSDRAGWLVRLGEELQTTTQAGERPILTCSALKRRYRDTLRDAMPGLVFVFLELTPAEAEKRVLARPGHFMPASLIDSQFATLESPRGEPLTLALDATQPIEALAEAVDRWLKRCGEPGLAQTA, via the coding sequence ATGAATTCTCCCCTGTCCGCCATTGTGGTGATGGGCGTGGCCGGTTGCGGCAAGAGCTGCATCGGCGCCGCCATCGCTGCCAGAAGCGGCGGCCGCCTGATAGAAGGCGACGCTTTCCACCCTGCCGAAAACATCCGCAAGATGAGCGCTGGCATCCCGCTGGACGACAGCGATCGTGCCGGATGGCTGGTGCGCCTTGGCGAAGAGCTGCAAACCACCACCCAGGCGGGTGAGCGCCCGATCCTGACGTGCTCGGCACTCAAGCGCCGCTACCGCGACACCCTGCGCGATGCCATGCCTGGGCTGGTGTTCGTGTTCCTCGAACTGACGCCTGCCGAGGCCGAAAAACGCGTGCTGGCCCGCCCCGGGCACTTCATGCCGGCCAGCCTCATCGACAGCCAGTTCGCTACCCTGGAGTCGCCACGCGGCGAGCCACTGACGCTGGCACTGGACGCCACCCAACCCATCGAAGCATTGGCCGAAGCGGTGGACCGCTGGCTAAAGCGCTGCGGTGAGCCGGGCCTGGCGCAGACCGCCTGA
- a CDS encoding response regulator: MTTVLIVDDHPIVRLSLRLLLERERFHVVGEVGDGSEVAQEARRLRPDVVILDIGLPGLDGMEVIKRLQCLEPAPKIMVLTGQATDLYVRRCLDAGIGAFVTKEEDHEALLFALKALVKGYSTFPQMSVNSNSLESEPVRLASLSNREMEVLRRLARGENNKNIGTCMNLSAKTISTYRGRIMEKLKTESLVEMVDLAKRNSVL; this comes from the coding sequence ATGACAACCGTGCTGATCGTCGACGACCACCCCATCGTCCGGCTGTCGCTGCGCCTACTGCTCGAACGCGAGCGCTTCCATGTAGTCGGCGAAGTTGGCGATGGCAGTGAAGTGGCGCAGGAGGCTCGCAGGCTGCGCCCGGACGTGGTCATTCTCGATATCGGCCTGCCTGGCCTGGACGGCATGGAAGTCATCAAGCGCCTGCAGTGTCTGGAGCCGGCGCCGAAGATCATGGTGCTGACTGGCCAGGCCACCGACCTGTATGTGCGCCGCTGCCTGGATGCCGGGATCGGCGCCTTCGTCACCAAGGAAGAGGACCACGAAGCGCTGCTGTTTGCCCTCAAGGCCCTGGTCAAGGGCTATTCAACCTTTCCACAGATGTCGGTCAACAGCAATTCGCTGGAAAGCGAGCCAGTACGCCTGGCCAGCCTCTCCAACCGCGAAATGGAAGTATTGCGGCGCCTGGCGCGCGGTGAAAACAACAAGAATATCGGCACCTGCATGAACCTCAGCGCCAAGACCATCAGCACGTATCGGGGCCGAATCATGGAAAAGCTCAAGACTGAATCACTGGTTGAAATGGTCGACCTGGCCAAGCGTAACAGCGTCCTTTGA
- a CDS encoding CbtA family protein: MITRIARTAGFSGLLAALLLTLLQSFWVAPLILEAETYESSAPAAQHEHGGNEGAHEHSAEAWSPEDGWQRVLSTTGGNLVVAVGFALILAALYGLREPKRVSTGALWGLAGFAVFCLAPTLGLPPELPGTAAADLGQRQAWWIGTASATALGLALLVFARHWLLKALGAVLLVIPHVIGAPQPEVHESLAPEALETQFKMASWLTNAAFWVALGLLSAWLFRRSSEA; this comes from the coding sequence ATGATCACGCGCATTGCCCGTACTGCGGGTTTCAGCGGGTTGCTTGCGGCCCTGTTGCTGACCTTGCTGCAAAGCTTTTGGGTCGCCCCGCTGATTCTCGAAGCGGAAACCTACGAGTCCTCGGCCCCGGCCGCCCAACACGAACATGGCGGCAATGAGGGCGCTCATGAACACAGCGCCGAAGCCTGGTCACCAGAAGACGGCTGGCAGCGCGTGCTGTCCACCACCGGTGGCAACCTGGTGGTGGCGGTGGGCTTTGCCCTGATCCTCGCCGCACTGTATGGCCTGCGCGAGCCGAAGCGCGTCAGCACTGGCGCCTTGTGGGGCCTGGCCGGTTTCGCCGTGTTCTGTCTGGCCCCAACGTTGGGGTTGCCACCGGAACTGCCCGGCACTGCTGCCGCCGACCTGGGGCAACGCCAGGCCTGGTGGATTGGCACGGCCAGCGCCACCGCCCTTGGCCTGGCCTTGCTGGTGTTCGCCCGCCACTGGCTGCTGAAGGCGCTGGGCGCCGTGCTGCTGGTTATCCCCCATGTGATCGGTGCGCCACAGCCTGAAGTCCATGAAAGCCTGGCCCCCGAAGCACTGGAGACGCAGTTCAAGATGGCCTCCTGGCTGACCAACGCTGCCTTCTGGGTGGCGTTGGGCCTGCTCAGTGCGTGGCTGTTCCGCCGCTCCAGCGAGGCCTGA
- a CDS encoding PAS domain S-box protein produces the protein MFDFHRKSDLVEIQRSQQALANAQAKLAAISRSMAMIEFAPDGTILDANERFCQAMGYSVDELRGKHHRLFCEPDYAKSAEYQQLWRELGQGKAISGTFERIDKAGREVWLEASYMPVLDEQRQVTSVIKVASDISQRVVLEHESESLLKAISRSMAVIEFTPQGRVIKANQNFLDTMGYRLDEVVGRHHGLFCLAHERESAEYRGFWASLNRGEYHSHRFERVNKQGQTVYLEASYNPIFDSKGRLYKVVKFASDITHQVCTQQSAADAAHASSVQTDACARKGTEVVQQTVQVIEQISQELNDAARSIDAVSKQSDVIGQIVLTIRGIADQTNLLALNAAIEAARAGEHGRGFAVVADEVRSLAARTSKATLEIVDVVRQNHDLSLLAVASMQSSLNRTGHGVALANEAGTVIMEIQQGSRHVVDAISQISSTLQLH, from the coding sequence ATGTTCGATTTCCATCGCAAATCTGATTTGGTAGAAATCCAGCGCAGCCAACAGGCATTGGCCAATGCACAAGCCAAACTGGCGGCAATCAGCCGGTCGATGGCGATGATCGAGTTCGCCCCCGATGGCACCATCCTTGATGCCAACGAGCGTTTCTGTCAGGCCATGGGCTACAGCGTCGATGAACTGCGGGGCAAGCACCACCGGCTGTTCTGTGAGCCGGACTACGCCAAAAGCGCCGAGTACCAGCAACTGTGGCGCGAACTCGGGCAGGGCAAAGCCATCAGCGGTACTTTTGAGCGCATCGACAAGGCCGGCCGCGAGGTCTGGCTGGAAGCCAGCTACATGCCGGTACTGGATGAGCAGCGCCAAGTCACCAGCGTGATCAAGGTGGCATCCGACATCAGCCAGCGGGTGGTGCTGGAGCACGAAAGCGAAAGCCTGCTCAAGGCCATCAGCCGTTCCATGGCAGTGATCGAGTTCACCCCGCAAGGCCGGGTGATCAAGGCCAACCAGAACTTCCTCGACACCATGGGCTACCGCCTCGACGAAGTGGTTGGCCGCCACCATGGGCTGTTCTGCCTGGCGCATGAACGTGAGTCGGCCGAGTACCGTGGGTTCTGGGCTTCGCTGAACCGTGGCGAGTACCACTCGCACCGCTTCGAGCGCGTCAACAAGCAAGGCCAGACCGTGTACCTCGAAGCGTCCTACAACCCGATCTTCGACAGCAAGGGCCGCCTGTACAAAGTGGTCAAGTTCGCCAGCGACATCACCCACCAGGTCTGCACCCAGCAAAGCGCTGCAGACGCTGCCCATGCCAGTTCGGTGCAGACCGACGCCTGCGCGCGCAAGGGTACCGAAGTGGTGCAGCAGACGGTGCAGGTGATCGAGCAGATTTCCCAGGAACTGAACGACGCCGCGCGCAGCATCGATGCGGTGAGCAAGCAGTCGGATGTGATCGGGCAGATCGTGCTGACCATTCGCGGCATTGCCGATCAGACCAACCTGTTGGCCCTTAATGCAGCGATCGAGGCAGCCCGTGCCGGCGAGCACGGGCGCGGCTTTGCCGTGGTGGCGGACGAGGTGCGAAGCCTGGCCGCGCGAACCAGCAAGGCCACCCTGGAAATTGTCGATGTGGTTCGGCAGAACCACGACCTGTCGCTATTGGCCGTGGCCAGCATGCAGTCGAGCCTGAACCGCACCGGTCACGGCGTGGCATTGGCCAATGAGGCCGGTACGGTAATCATGGAAATTCAGCAAGGCTCGCGGCACGTCGTGGATGCCATCAGCCAGATCAGCTCGACGCTGCAATTGCATTGA
- a CDS encoding cobalamin biosynthesis protein: MPAFYAGFGCRRGCPADTLQTLLHQALASQGLALSDLRGIASINLKADEAGLQQLAARLALPLVLYHSAQLQAYEPLLSHRSATAYAHSGCWGVAESAALALASQQLGTARLLLPRKVLGPATLALAG; encoded by the coding sequence ATGCCGGCTTTCTACGCTGGCTTCGGCTGCCGCCGGGGTTGCCCGGCGGATACCCTGCAAACCCTGCTGCACCAAGCCCTGGCTAGCCAGGGCCTGGCGCTTTCCGACCTGCGCGGCATTGCCAGCATCAACCTCAAGGCCGACGAAGCCGGCCTGCAGCAACTGGCCGCACGCCTGGCCTTGCCCTTGGTGCTGTACCATAGCGCGCAACTCCAAGCCTATGAGCCGTTGCTCAGCCACCGCTCGGCCACCGCCTATGCCCACAGCGGCTGTTGGGGCGTGGCCGAGAGTGCGGCACTGGCCCTGGCCAGCCAACAACTGGGCACGGCTAGGTTGCTGCTGCCACGCAAGGTACTAGGCCCGGCGACCCTCGCCCTGGCCGGCTGA
- a CDS encoding DUF1272 domain-containing protein yields MLELRPNCECCDTDLRGDNPDVMICSFECTFCRSCAETRFQGRCPNCTGQLVARPTRVGQALTNNPASTLRVNKSHAACA; encoded by the coding sequence ATGCTGGAATTACGCCCCAACTGCGAGTGCTGCGATACCGACCTGAGGGGTGACAACCCCGACGTTATGATCTGCTCTTTCGAATGCACATTCTGCCGTAGCTGTGCCGAAACCCGCTTCCAAGGCCGTTGCCCAAATTGCACCGGTCAGCTGGTGGCCCGCCCGACGCGGGTCGGCCAGGCATTGACCAACAACCCCGCTTCCACCCTGCGCGTAAACAAATCGCACGCTGCCTGCGCCTGA
- a CDS encoding transporter substrate-binding domain-containing protein, whose product MKQLLASALLAIGLANASALLASSEPRQLLARSVSAAAPLTLSADDRHWLQQRQRLVLGTSRPDYPPFEINVSQQDYEGLSADYAGIIGEQLGIAIEVRRFDSRHEAITALRDGRIDLLGSSNGFEAADAQLSLSTPYADDLPVIVTREGRSLKSTPDLAGMRLAMVDHYLPASSVRSLYPKAQLSLYRSTLAGLAAVELGEADAYLGDALSTDFSIGKSFQGALKVDHFSHVPPEVFAFAVANDHSRLLQLVDKALARISESERLNILRPWSSGNTSLLLQRHLSALSAEEQAWIAEHPTVNVLINTSLAPLTFNDAQHHPSGITLDLLKQIGLRTGLHFNPIESTSAYAMVERLKRGDALMIGALGYGAERVKQLRFTRPYLVSPRVLVTRSDQASPVQAMASNGQRIALVRGSPQRAMLQQRYPQASLIEVDNPLGLMEAVVNGNADAALSNQINAAYYISHVFKGRLRIASVLDDQPAIAAFAVAADQPQLQAILDKALLSIPPEELDQLINRWRTSTLVSDSPWRDYRTLALQVLVLSALLLAGVVFWNSYLRKLINQRTDAQHALQAQLALSRGLLEQLRQAKDDAEQASQTKSTFLATMSHEIRTPMNAVIGLLEMALVDSRGGRCDTQTLQTAHDSAIGLLELIGDVLDISRIESGHISLQPVPTDLVELVRSTLRVFEGNARAKSLHLHGEMPAEPVWVLADPLRLKQILSNLISNAIKFTNRGEVQASLLLPNVADHGMLAITLNVRDTGIGISPADQARLFNAFVQAEGPRTRQGAGLGLVISRTLVELMGGALTLQSVEGVGTRVQVNLQLPTCTAPTQAERDLPAQESSSGPLNILVVDDYPANLLLLERQLNTLGHRVTLAENGEIALAHWQAARFDLVITDCSMPVMDGHELTRRIRALEGERDLPASRIIGVTANAQAEERARCLASGMDECLFKPIGLRALKNHLPQVHPQQQSPTPRHTGFDLAELRHLTQGDEQLTRHLLEQLSISVGEDLAALSALADDAPDEAVHTLAHRIKGGAKMIRVRTVVNDCEAIERAHAQGLPTVEQRAQLQTSLQALLDEMRDALNAIAASS is encoded by the coding sequence ATGAAGCAGCTGCTGGCGAGCGCCCTTTTGGCCATCGGCCTGGCCAACGCTAGTGCGCTGCTGGCCAGCAGCGAACCCCGCCAACTGCTGGCCCGCTCGGTCAGCGCCGCCGCCCCGCTAACGCTGTCCGCCGACGACCGCCACTGGCTACAACAACGTCAACGCCTGGTACTGGGCACTTCGCGCCCCGACTACCCGCCGTTTGAAATCAATGTCAGCCAACAAGACTATGAGGGCCTGAGCGCCGACTACGCCGGCATCATCGGCGAACAGCTTGGCATAGCCATCGAAGTACGTCGCTTCGACAGCCGCCACGAGGCAATCACCGCCTTGCGTGATGGCCGCATCGACCTGCTCGGCAGCTCCAACGGCTTCGAGGCGGCAGATGCTCAGCTCAGCCTCAGTACCCCCTACGCTGACGACCTGCCGGTGATCGTCACCCGAGAAGGGCGCAGCTTGAAAAGCACGCCCGACCTCGCCGGCATGCGCCTGGCCATGGTTGATCACTACTTGCCAGCCAGCAGCGTACGCAGCCTCTACCCCAAGGCACAGTTGAGCCTGTACCGTTCCACGCTGGCCGGGCTTGCGGCGGTCGAGCTGGGTGAGGCAGACGCCTACCTGGGCGATGCCCTCAGCACCGATTTCAGTATCGGGAAAAGCTTTCAGGGCGCGTTGAAAGTCGACCATTTTTCCCATGTACCCCCCGAGGTCTTCGCCTTCGCCGTGGCCAACGACCACTCGCGCTTGCTGCAACTGGTCGACAAGGCGCTGGCGCGCATCAGCGAAAGCGAGCGCCTGAACATTCTGCGCCCCTGGAGCAGCGGCAACACCAGCCTGCTACTGCAGCGTCACCTGAGCGCCCTCAGTGCCGAAGAACAAGCCTGGATCGCCGAGCACCCCACCGTTAACGTGTTGATCAATACTTCGCTGGCGCCACTGACTTTCAACGACGCCCAGCATCACCCCAGCGGCATTACTCTCGACCTGCTCAAGCAGATCGGGTTGCGTACAGGGCTGCACTTCAACCCCATCGAAAGCACGTCGGCCTACGCCATGGTTGAACGCCTGAAGCGAGGCGATGCACTGATGATCGGTGCCCTCGGCTATGGCGCGGAGCGCGTGAAGCAACTGCGCTTTACCCGCCCCTACCTGGTCAGCCCACGGGTGCTGGTCACCCGCAGCGACCAGGCATCGCCTGTACAGGCCATGGCCTCGAACGGCCAGCGCATTGCCCTGGTGCGCGGCTCACCGCAGCGGGCCATGTTGCAGCAACGCTACCCGCAGGCCAGCCTGATCGAAGTGGACAACCCGCTCGGCCTGATGGAGGCGGTGGTCAATGGCAACGCCGACGCGGCACTGAGCAACCAAATCAATGCGGCCTACTACATCAGCCACGTGTTCAAGGGCCGCTTGCGCATCGCCAGCGTGCTCGACGACCAACCGGCCATTGCCGCATTCGCCGTCGCCGCCGACCAGCCCCAGCTTCAAGCCATCCTCGACAAGGCACTGCTGAGCATTCCGCCCGAAGAGCTTGACCAACTGATCAACCGCTGGCGCACCAGCACCCTGGTCAGTGACAGCCCATGGCGCGACTACCGCACCCTGGCCTTGCAGGTGCTGGTGTTGTCGGCCCTGCTGCTGGCCGGGGTGGTGTTCTGGAACAGCTACCTGCGCAAACTGATCAACCAGCGTACCGATGCTCAGCACGCGCTGCAGGCACAGCTGGCGCTGAGCCGCGGGCTGCTTGAACAGCTGCGCCAGGCCAAGGATGACGCCGAACAGGCCAGCCAGACCAAAAGCACCTTCCTGGCCACCATGAGCCATGAAATCCGTACCCCGATGAATGCCGTGATCGGTCTGCTGGAAATGGCGTTGGTGGACAGCCGCGGCGGCCGGTGTGACACCCAGACCTTGCAAACCGCACACGATTCGGCCATTGGCCTGCTCGAGCTGATTGGCGATGTCCTCGACATTTCCCGTATCGAATCCGGGCATATCAGCCTGCAGCCAGTGCCCACCGACCTCGTGGAGCTGGTGCGCTCCACGCTGCGGGTGTTCGAAGGCAATGCACGGGCCAAAAGCCTGCATCTGCACGGCGAAATGCCCGCAGAACCGGTCTGGGTGCTGGCTGATCCGCTGCGGCTCAAGCAGATTCTGTCCAACCTTATCAGCAACGCCATCAAGTTCACCAACCGTGGTGAAGTGCAGGCGAGCCTGCTGTTGCCCAACGTTGCCGACCACGGCATGCTGGCCATCACACTGAATGTGCGCGACACAGGCATCGGCATCAGCCCCGCCGACCAGGCCCGGCTGTTCAATGCCTTCGTTCAGGCCGAGGGCCCAAGAACCCGCCAGGGTGCAGGCCTGGGGTTGGTCATCAGCCGTACCCTGGTCGAATTGATGGGCGGCGCCTTGACCCTGCAGAGCGTCGAGGGCGTCGGTACCCGGGTCCAAGTCAACCTGCAACTGCCCACCTGCACTGCACCGACACAGGCCGAACGGGACCTGCCGGCACAAGAGAGCAGCAGTGGCCCGCTGAATATTCTGGTGGTCGACGACTACCCTGCCAACTTGTTGTTGCTGGAGCGACAACTGAATACCTTGGGCCATCGCGTGACCTTGGCGGAGAATGGCGAAATCGCCCTGGCACACTGGCAGGCCGCGCGCTTCGACCTGGTGATTACCGATTGCAGCATGCCGGTCATGGACGGCCACGAACTCACCCGGCGCATTCGCGCCCTGGAGGGTGAACGCGACCTGCCTGCAAGCCGGATTATTGGCGTGACCGCCAACGCCCAGGCCGAGGAGCGTGCCCGCTGCCTGGCCAGCGGCATGGACGAATGCCTGTTCAAACCGATTGGCCTGCGTGCACTCAAGAACCATCTCCCACAAGTCCACCCTCAACAGCAGTCGCCGACACCACGCCACACCGGGTTCGACCTGGCCGAATTGCGCCACCTGACCCAGGGCGACGAACAGTTGACGCGGCATTTGCTCGAACAACTGTCGATCAGCGTGGGAGAAGACCTGGCCGCCTTGAGCGCACTGGCTGACGACGCACCTGATGAGGCTGTGCACACCCTGGCCCATCGCATCAAGGGCGGCGCCAAGATGATCAGGGTGCGCACCGTAGTCAACGACTGCGAAGCCATCGAACGCGCCCACGCACAGGGCTTACCGACTGTCGAACAGCGCGCGCAACTGCAAACCAGCCTGCAGGCATTGCTTGACGAGATGCGCGATGCGCTCAATGCAATTGCAGCGTCGAGCTGA
- a CDS encoding LacI family DNA-binding transcriptional regulator has protein sequence MSRIGSRTTGRPTLAEVARLSGVSPITASRALRGVSTVAPELVEKVVAAAANLGYVANPAARALASARSQSVVVLIPSLSNQLFIDTLEAIHEVMRPRGLEVLIGNYHYDLAEEENLIRNYLAYQPCGMLLTGFERSDAARQMLAASGVPCVHMMELNGEPGALSVGFSQQQAGRAAARHLIERGCKRLGFIAAQLDPRVMQRAEGFRQALAEAGLQAAELEVLAPEPSSIALGSALFSQLMQQAPDVDGIFFCNDDLAQGAVLQALRQGVEVPRQVAMVGFNDLPASAHMVPRLTSIRTPRAAVGRGAAQALLALLDGKRVTHAQQDLGFELMVRESS, from the coding sequence ATGTCCCGCATCGGCTCCCGCACTACAGGTCGTCCCACCCTGGCTGAAGTTGCCAGGCTTTCCGGGGTTTCCCCGATTACCGCTTCGCGCGCGTTGCGCGGGGTCAGCACGGTTGCGCCAGAACTGGTGGAAAAGGTCGTCGCCGCAGCAGCGAACCTCGGCTATGTGGCCAACCCGGCGGCCCGGGCGCTGGCCTCGGCGCGCAGCCAGTCGGTGGTGGTGTTGATCCCGTCACTGTCAAACCAGCTGTTCATCGACACCCTGGAGGCCATCCACGAGGTCATGCGCCCGCGTGGGCTCGAGGTGCTGATCGGCAACTATCACTACGACCTTGCCGAAGAAGAGAACCTGATCCGCAATTACTTGGCGTACCAGCCCTGCGGCATGCTGCTGACCGGTTTCGAGCGTAGCGATGCCGCACGGCAGATGCTGGCTGCCAGCGGCGTGCCGTGCGTGCACATGATGGAGCTTAACGGTGAGCCAGGCGCGTTGTCGGTCGGTTTCTCGCAGCAGCAGGCCGGGCGCGCTGCGGCCCGGCACTTGATCGAGCGTGGGTGCAAGCGCCTGGGATTCATTGCTGCGCAGCTCGACCCTCGGGTGATGCAGCGTGCCGAGGGCTTCCGCCAAGCGTTGGCCGAAGCCGGCCTGCAGGCCGCCGAGCTGGAAGTGTTGGCGCCGGAGCCTTCATCGATTGCCTTGGGCAGCGCGCTGTTCAGTCAGCTGATGCAACAGGCGCCGGATGTCGACGGTATCTTCTTCTGTAATGACGACTTGGCCCAGGGCGCGGTGCTACAGGCCTTGCGCCAAGGGGTGGAGGTGCCACGCCAGGTGGCGATGGTGGGGTTCAACGACCTGCCAGCTTCGGCGCACATGGTGCCGCGGCTGACCTCGATTCGCACACCACGGGCTGCCGTTGGTCGGGGCGCGGCGCAGGCGCTGTTGGCGTTGCTCGATGGCAAGCGGGTGACGCATGCACAGCAGGACCTGGGCTTCGAGCTGATGGTGCGGGAAAGCTCCTGA
- a CDS encoding CbtB domain-containing protein, with protein MPVTSAKQHSLATPVTLSQRVVIAVGASLLGLCLVYFAGFSHIEAVHNAAHDTRHSAAFPCH; from the coding sequence ATGCCCGTCACCAGCGCCAAGCAGCACAGCCTTGCCACACCCGTCACCCTCAGCCAGCGCGTAGTCATCGCCGTCGGCGCCAGCCTGTTGGGCCTGTGCCTGGTGTACTTCGCCGGCTTCTCGCACATCGAGGCCGTGCACAACGCCGCCCACGACACCCGCCACAGCGCCGCCTTCCCCTGCCACTGA